In Pseudomonas oryzicola, one DNA window encodes the following:
- a CDS encoding thymidylate synthase produces MKQYLDLVRDVIENGTLQGNRTGIRTISLPGAMLRFDLQKGFPAITTRKLAFKSAIGEMVGFLRGVKNAGEFRELGCKVWDQNANENAQWLANPFRQGQDDLGEIYGVQWRQWPGYKRIPLSNPAAIEMAEQAGFRRIAQDEEDGVAFVILYKAIDQVRQCLDTIANDPGSRRILFHGWNCAQLDEMALPPCHLLYQFHPNVETKEISLTLYIRSNDLGLGTPFNLTEGAALLSLFGRLTGYTPRWFTYFIGDAHVYENHLDMLNEQLKREPLEAPKLVISDRVPAFAETGKYEPEWLEKIEPSDFWLEGYEHHAPMTAPMAV; encoded by the coding sequence ATGAAACAGTATCTGGACCTGGTCCGCGACGTCATCGAAAACGGCACGCTGCAGGGCAACCGCACCGGCATCCGCACCATCAGCCTGCCGGGCGCCATGCTGCGTTTCGACTTGCAGAAGGGCTTCCCGGCCATCACCACGCGCAAGTTGGCGTTCAAGTCGGCGATCGGCGAAATGGTCGGTTTCCTGCGCGGTGTGAAAAACGCCGGTGAATTCCGCGAGCTGGGCTGCAAGGTGTGGGACCAGAATGCCAACGAAAACGCCCAGTGGCTGGCCAACCCGTTCCGCCAGGGCCAGGACGACCTGGGCGAGATCTACGGCGTGCAGTGGCGCCAGTGGCCGGGCTACAAGCGCATCCCGCTGAGCAACCCGGCGGCCATCGAGATGGCCGAGCAGGCAGGCTTCCGCCGCATTGCCCAGGACGAGGAGGACGGGGTCGCCTTCGTCATCCTGTACAAGGCCATCGACCAGGTGCGTCAGTGCCTGGACACCATCGCCAACGACCCGGGCAGCCGGCGCATCCTGTTCCACGGCTGGAACTGCGCGCAGCTGGACGAAATGGCGCTGCCGCCATGCCACCTGTTGTACCAGTTCCACCCGAATGTAGAGACGAAGGAAATTTCCCTGACCCTGTACATCCGCTCCAACGACCTGGGCCTGGGTACACCGTTCAACCTCACCGAAGGTGCGGCCCTGTTGTCGCTGTTCGGCCGCCTTACCGGCTACACACCGCGGTGGTTCACCTACTTCATCGGCGATGCCCATGTGTATGAAAACCACCTGGACATGCTCAACGAACAGCTCAAGCGCGAGCCGCTGGAAGCGCCGAAGCTGGTGATCAGCGACCGCGTGCCGGCGTTTGCCGAGACTGGCAAGTACGAGCCGGAGTGGCTGGAGAAGATCGAGCCAAGTGATTTCTGGCTGGAAGGGTATGAGCACCATGCGCCGATGACGGCGCCAATGGCGGTCTGA
- a CDS encoding RNA pyrophosphohydrolase, which yields MIDPDGFRPNVGIILTNDAGQVLWARRINQDAWQFPQGGINPDETPEDALYRELNEEVGLERDDVEILACTRGWLRYRLPQRLVRTHSQPLCIGQKQKWFLLRLVSNEQRVRMDLTGKPEFDGWRWVSYWYPLGQVVTFKREVYRRALKELAPRLLTRD from the coding sequence GTGATCGACCCGGATGGTTTTCGCCCCAATGTCGGAATCATTCTCACGAATGATGCCGGGCAGGTGCTATGGGCTCGACGGATCAACCAGGATGCCTGGCAATTCCCCCAGGGTGGCATCAACCCTGACGAGACGCCGGAAGACGCCCTGTACCGCGAGCTGAACGAAGAAGTTGGCCTGGAACGCGATGATGTGGAAATTCTTGCCTGCACCCGTGGCTGGTTGCGTTATCGTTTACCTCAGCGACTGGTGCGTACGCATAGCCAGCCGCTGTGCATCGGCCAGAAGCAGAAGTGGTTCCTGCTGCGCCTGGTCAGCAACGAACAACGGGTGCGGATGGACCTGACTGGCAAGCCGGAGTTCGACGGCTGGCGCTGGGTCAGCTATTGGTACCCGCTGGGCCAGGTTGTGACATTCAAGCGCGAGGTCTACCGACGCGCCCTGAAAGAGCTAGCACCGCGTCTGCTGACGCGCGACTGA
- a CDS encoding heavy metal translocating P-type ATPase produces MNQPVSHEHKHHHHAHSCCEASAVPAKVQLSAKASSNAQFSRFRIEAMDCPTEQTLIQDKLGKLAGIEQLEFNLINRVLGVHHTLDGTAEIEQAIDSLGMKAEPLGSADEDTSSAPQSAKASWWPLALSGVAALAAEIVHFWALAPEWVVAALALAAILGCGLGTYKKGWIALKNRNLNINALMSIAVTGAVLIGQWPEAAMVMVLFTVAELIEARSLDRARNAIGGLMQLAPDMATVRQADGQWRETEVREVAIGALVRVRPGERIGLDGEVTSGQSSVDQAPITGESLPVEKAVGDKLFAGTINQAGALEFRVTAAAGQSTLARIIKAVEEAQGARAPTQRFVDRFSRIYTPVVFAIALAVAVIPPLFMAGGWSDWVYRALVLLVVACPCALVISTPVTIVSGLAAAARKGILIKGGVYLEGGRHLDFLALDKTGTITHGKPVQTDAKVLEALFEGRAQALAASLGERSDHPVSRAIAQFGRQQGLALAEVEDFAALAGRGVRGTIAGEVYHLGNHRMVEELGLCSPQLEAQLDALERQGKTVVLLLDRSGPLALFAVADTVKDSSRQAIAELHELGIKTVMLTGDNPHTAQAIAAVVGIDRAEGNLLPGDKLKSIEALYAQGHRVGMVGDGINDAPALARAEIGFAMAAAGTDTAIETADVALMDDDLRKIPAFVRLSRQSAAILMQNIVLALGIKAIFLAITFAGLATMWMAVFADMGVSLLVVFNGLRLLRK; encoded by the coding sequence ATGAACCAGCCTGTCAGTCACGAACACAAGCATCACCACCACGCCCACAGCTGCTGTGAGGCCTCTGCTGTGCCTGCCAAGGTTCAGCTCAGCGCGAAGGCTAGCAGCAACGCGCAGTTCAGCCGTTTCCGCATCGAGGCCATGGACTGCCCCACCGAGCAAACGCTGATCCAGGACAAGCTGGGCAAGCTGGCGGGCATCGAGCAGCTGGAATTCAACCTGATAAACCGCGTACTCGGCGTGCATCACACCTTGGACGGCACTGCTGAAATCGAGCAGGCCATCGACAGCCTGGGCATGAAGGCCGAGCCGCTTGGCAGCGCAGATGAAGACACCAGCAGCGCGCCGCAATCGGCCAAGGCCAGCTGGTGGCCGCTGGCATTGTCGGGCGTTGCCGCGCTCGCCGCCGAAATCGTGCACTTTTGGGCGCTGGCACCGGAGTGGGTGGTGGCGGCACTGGCACTGGCGGCAATCCTTGGCTGTGGCCTGGGTACCTACAAGAAGGGCTGGATCGCCCTCAAGAACCGCAACCTCAATATCAACGCGCTGATGAGCATTGCCGTGACCGGCGCCGTGCTGATCGGCCAGTGGCCGGAAGCCGCCATGGTGATGGTGCTGTTCACCGTCGCCGAACTGATCGAAGCTCGTTCCCTGGATCGTGCGCGCAATGCCATCGGCGGGCTGATGCAGCTTGCCCCGGACATGGCCACCGTGCGCCAGGCCGATGGCCAATGGCGTGAAACAGAGGTGCGCGAAGTGGCGATCGGTGCCTTGGTGCGGGTACGCCCCGGCGAGCGCATCGGCTTGGACGGTGAAGTGACTAGCGGGCAATCCAGCGTCGATCAGGCGCCGATCACCGGCGAAAGCCTGCCGGTGGAAAAGGCAGTCGGCGACAAACTGTTCGCTGGCACCATCAACCAGGCGGGGGCGCTGGAGTTTCGCGTCACTGCAGCTGCCGGGCAATCGACCCTGGCGCGGATCATCAAGGCGGTCGAGGAAGCGCAAGGTGCACGTGCGCCTACCCAGCGTTTCGTCGACCGCTTCTCGCGCATCTACACGCCGGTGGTGTTCGCTATTGCATTGGCTGTGGCGGTAATTCCGCCGCTGTTCATGGCTGGCGGCTGGTCCGACTGGGTCTATCGCGCCCTGGTGCTGCTGGTGGTGGCCTGCCCATGTGCCTTGGTGATTTCGACCCCGGTGACCATCGTCAGCGGCCTGGCCGCCGCCGCGCGCAAAGGCATCCTGATCAAGGGCGGTGTGTACCTGGAGGGGGGGCGTCATCTGGATTTCCTGGCACTGGACAAGACCGGCACCATCACTCATGGCAAACCCGTGCAGACCGACGCCAAAGTGCTGGAGGCGCTGTTCGAAGGCCGCGCCCAGGCCCTGGCCGCAAGCCTGGGCGAACGTTCGGACCACCCGGTGTCCCGCGCCATCGCGCAGTTCGGCAGGCAACAAGGCCTGGCCCTGGCCGAGGTCGAAGATTTCGCTGCCCTGGCTGGCCGTGGCGTACGAGGTACCATCGCCGGCGAGGTCTACCACCTGGGCAACCACCGCATGGTCGAGGAGTTGGGGTTGTGCTCGCCACAACTGGAGGCCCAGCTGGATGCGCTGGAGCGTCAGGGCAAGACGGTAGTGCTGCTGCTCGACCGCTCCGGCCCCTTGGCCTTGTTCGCCGTGGCCGACACGGTCAAGGACAGCAGCCGCCAGGCCATCGCCGAGCTGCATGAGTTGGGCATCAAGACTGTCATGTTGACCGGTGACAATCCGCATACCGCCCAGGCTATCGCTGCCGTTGTCGGGATTGACCGTGCTGAAGGCAACCTGCTGCCTGGCGACAAGCTGAAGAGCATCGAAGCGTTGTACGCCCAGGGCCATCGGGTGGGCATGGTCGGGGACGGCATCAACGATGCACCGGCGCTGGCCCGCGCCGAGATCGGTTTCGCCATGGCAGCAGCCGGTACCGACACCGCCATCGAAACTGCCGATGTTGCGCTGATGGACGACGACTTGCGGAAAATCCCGGCCTTCGTCAGGCTGTCGCGGCAAAGTGCGGCGATCCTCATGCAGAACATCGTTCTGGCGTTGGGCATCAAGGCGATATTCCTGGCGATCACCTTTGCCGGCCTGGCCACCATGTGGATGGCGGTGTTCGCCGACATGGGCGTCAGCCTGCTGGTGGTGTTCAACGGCTTGCGCCTGTTGCGCAAATAG
- a CDS encoding DUF2269 domain-containing protein: MEYLTTLKTLHILATALLLLGALGLAIWTVRARRQGDAEAYAKLLRRPLVFVWLAMGLCLVSMPFTGWWLVHLVGWPLGQAWVLASSVIYTLGAFAVWWLLVRLNRLRKAEVVGLRFTLALAVFSGVCFLSIAGLMGAKPV, encoded by the coding sequence ATGGAATACCTGACCACCCTCAAGACCCTGCACATCCTCGCCACCGCACTCCTGCTGCTGGGTGCCCTGGGCCTGGCGATCTGGACCGTACGCGCCCGCCGCCAGGGCGATGCCGAGGCCTACGCCAAGCTGCTGCGTCGGCCGTTGGTGTTCGTCTGGCTGGCGATGGGCCTGTGCCTGGTCAGCATGCCGTTCACTGGCTGGTGGCTGGTACACCTGGTGGGCTGGCCGCTGGGGCAGGCCTGGGTGCTGGCGTCCAGCGTTATCTATACGCTGGGCGCGTTTGCCGTGTGGTGGCTGCTGGTGCGGTTGAACCGACTGCGCAAGGCCGAGGTGGTGGGGTTGCGCTTTACCTTGGCACTGGCGGTGTTCAGTGGGGTTTGCTTCCTGTCCATCGCCGGGCTGATGGGGGCCAAGCCGGTCTGA
- a CDS encoding LysR family transcriptional regulator, producing MLSSELKAFYMVARLGSITLAAKKLGLSQPTVTTQIRNLESQYAVELFYRGGRRLVLSEEGGRLLPMVKALLQQEADIEFELRNSGQAQGSLRIAATAPYYILDLVKIYRERLPQVGVAVEIGNSQQVLEMLEEYRVDIAASSQLVEDARLVRRVLGTDPLVVAVHRNHPLAHHHAVSIEALAGHCLLLREKGSTTRKLTEQMMREAGVTAGALLEIGSRESIREAVLRNIGISVIARHEVPHNPELRVLALENAPLMHEYLYCLKERRQARLPAAFLGVAQEVSGSHF from the coding sequence ATGCTGAGTTCCGAGCTCAAAGCCTTCTACATGGTGGCCCGCCTGGGCAGTATCACGCTGGCGGCAAAGAAGCTCGGGCTCAGCCAGCCCACGGTGACCACGCAAATTCGTAACCTGGAAAGCCAGTACGCGGTGGAGCTGTTCTACCGCGGCGGGCGACGCCTGGTGCTGAGCGAGGAGGGCGGGCGCCTGCTGCCGATGGTCAAGGCGCTGCTGCAGCAGGAGGCCGACATCGAATTCGAACTGCGTAACAGCGGCCAGGCCCAGGGTAGCTTGCGCATCGCGGCCACGGCGCCTTACTACATTCTCGACCTGGTGAAGATCTACCGCGAACGCCTGCCGCAGGTGGGCGTGGCAGTGGAGATCGGCAACTCGCAGCAGGTGCTGGAAATGCTGGAGGAGTACCGGGTGGATATCGCCGCTTCGTCGCAGCTGGTGGAGGACGCACGGCTGGTGCGGCGCGTGCTGGGGACCGACCCATTGGTGGTGGCGGTGCACCGCAATCATCCGTTGGCTCATCACCATGCGGTTTCGATCGAGGCGCTGGCCGGGCATTGCCTGTTGCTGCGCGAGAAGGGCTCGACCACGCGCAAGCTGACCGAGCAGATGATGCGCGAAGCTGGAGTGACGGCTGGAGCGTTGCTGGAAATTGGCAGCCGTGAATCGATCCGCGAGGCGGTGTTGCGCAATATCGGCATCAGCGTGATTGCCCGGCACGAAGTGCCGCACAACCCCGAACTGCGGGTGCTGGCGCTGGAAAACGCGCCGCTGATGCACGAGTACCTGTATTGCCTGAAGGAACGGCGCCAGGCCAGGTTGCCGGCCGCCTTCCTGGGGGTAGCGCAGGAAGTGTCGGGTTCGCATTTCTGA
- the lgt gene encoding prolipoprotein diacylglyceryl transferase → MLPYPQIDPVAVAIGPLKIHWYGLMYLVGIGGAWLLASRRLNRFDPTWTREKLSDLVFWLSMGVIVGGRLGYVLFYDLHAYLANPTLIFEVWKGGMSFHGGFIGVMLAALWFGKRNNKSFFELMDFVAPLVPIGLGAGRIGNFINAELWGKPTDVPWAMIFPPFSDPAQLPRHPSQLYQFALEGVALFVILWLFSRKPRPTMAVSGMFALFYGIFRFIVEFVRVPDAQLGYLAWGWLTMGQILCVPMILAGLGLIWWAYNRKPTAKPA, encoded by the coding sequence ATGCTGCCTTACCCGCAGATAGATCCCGTGGCCGTAGCCATCGGGCCGCTGAAAATCCATTGGTACGGCCTGATGTACCTGGTCGGCATAGGTGGTGCCTGGCTGCTCGCCTCGCGCCGGTTGAACCGCTTCGACCCCACCTGGACGCGCGAAAAGCTCTCCGACCTGGTGTTCTGGCTGTCGATGGGGGTGATCGTCGGTGGCCGGCTGGGCTACGTGCTGTTCTACGACCTGCACGCCTACCTGGCCAACCCGACGCTGATCTTCGAGGTCTGGAAAGGCGGCATGTCGTTCCACGGCGGCTTCATCGGCGTGATGCTGGCGGCCCTGTGGTTCGGCAAGCGCAACAACAAGTCGTTCTTCGAGCTGATGGACTTCGTCGCCCCGCTGGTGCCGATCGGCCTGGGCGCCGGGCGCATCGGCAACTTCATCAACGCCGAGCTGTGGGGCAAGCCGACCGATGTGCCGTGGGCGATGATCTTCCCGCCGTTCAGCGACCCGGCGCAGCTGCCACGGCACCCGTCGCAGCTGTACCAGTTCGCCCTCGAGGGCGTGGCGCTGTTCGTCATCCTCTGGCTGTTCTCGCGCAAGCCGCGGCCAACCATGGCGGTGTCGGGCATGTTCGCGTTGTTCTACGGCATCTTCCGCTTCATCGTCGAATTCGTCCGCGTACCAGATGCCCAGCTCGGCTACCTGGCCTGGGGCTGGCTGACCATGGGTCAGATTCTGTGCGTGCCGATGATCCTGGCTGGCCTCGGCCTGATCTGGTGGGCTTATAATCGCAAGCCCACGGCGAAACCCGCCTGA
- the ptsP gene encoding phosphoenolpyruvate--protein phosphotransferase: MLNTLRKIVQEVNSAKDLKSALGIIVLRVKEAMGSQVCSVYLLDPETNRFVLMATEGLNKRSIGKVSMAPNEGLVGLVGTREEPLNLENAADHPRYRYFAETGEEKFASFLGAPIIHHRRVVGVLVIQQKERRQFDEGEEAFLVTMSAQLAGVIAHAEATGSIRGLGRQGKGIQEARFVGVPGSPGAAVGRAVVMLPPADLEVVPDKTIDDIDAELNLFQNALEGVREDMRKLSAKLATQLRPEERALFDVYLMMLEDAALGGEVTEVIKTGQWAQGALRQVVGEHVNRFELMDDDYLRERASDVKDLGRRLLAYLQEARSQSLVYADNTILVSEELTPAMLGEVPEGKLAGLVSVLGSGNSHVAILARAMGIPTVMGLVDLPYSKVDGIEMIVDGYKGEVFTNPSEVLRKQYSDVVEEERQLARGLDALRELPCVTPDGHRMPLWVNTGLLADVARAQQRGAEGVGLYRTEVPFMINQRFPSEKEQLAIYREQLAAFHPLPVTMRTLDIGGDKSLSYFPIKEENPFLGWRGIRVTLDHPEIFLVQTRAMLKASEGLNNLRILLPMISGIHELEEALHLIHRAWGEVRDEGTDVPMPPVGVMVEIPAAVYQTKELARQVDFLSVGSNDLTQYLLAVDRNNPRVADLYDYLHPAVLQALNTVVRDAHGEGKPVSICGEMAGDPAAAILLMAMGFDSLSMNATNLPKVKWMLRQVNLSKAKELLVEALSHDNPQVIHSSLQLALKNLGLARMIGPGANKTL; encoded by the coding sequence ATGCTCAATACGCTGCGCAAGATCGTCCAGGAAGTAAACTCCGCCAAAGATCTCAAGTCGGCGTTGGGGATCATTGTCTTGCGTGTCAAGGAGGCCATGGGCAGCCAGGTCTGCTCGGTCTACCTGCTCGACCCGGAAACCAACCGCTTCGTGCTGATGGCCACCGAAGGCCTGAACAAGCGCTCGATCGGCAAGGTCAGCATGGCCCCCAACGAGGGCCTGGTTGGCCTGGTGGGCACCCGGGAAGAACCGCTGAACCTGGAAAACGCCGCCGATCACCCGCGTTACCGCTACTTTGCCGAAACCGGCGAAGAGAAGTTCGCCTCCTTCCTCGGTGCGCCGATCATCCACCACCGCCGGGTGGTTGGGGTATTGGTCATCCAGCAAAAGGAACGTCGTCAGTTCGACGAGGGCGAAGAAGCCTTCCTGGTCACCATGAGCGCCCAGCTGGCCGGGGTCATCGCCCACGCCGAGGCTACCGGCTCGATTCGCGGCCTGGGCCGCCAGGGCAAAGGCATCCAGGAAGCGCGCTTCGTCGGTGTGCCTGGTTCGCCTGGCGCCGCTGTGGGCCGCGCGGTGGTGATGCTGCCGCCGGCCGACCTGGAGGTGGTGCCGGACAAGACCATCGATGACATCGACGCCGAGCTGAACCTGTTCCAGAACGCCCTTGAAGGCGTGCGCGAAGACATGCGCAAGCTGTCCGCCAAGCTGGCCACCCAGCTGCGCCCGGAAGAGCGCGCGCTGTTCGACGTGTACCTGATGATGCTCGAGGACGCGGCCCTGGGCGGTGAGGTGACCGAAGTCATCAAGACCGGCCAGTGGGCCCAGGGCGCGCTGCGCCAGGTGGTGGGTGAGCACGTCAACCGCTTCGAGCTGATGGACGATGACTACCTGCGCGAGCGCGCCTCCGACGTCAAGGACCTTGGAAGGCGCCTGCTGGCCTACCTGCAGGAGGCCCGTTCGCAGTCACTGGTATATGCCGACAACACCATTCTGGTCAGTGAAGAGCTGACCCCGGCGATGCTCGGCGAAGTGCCGGAAGGCAAGCTGGCCGGCCTGGTCTCGGTGCTGGGTTCGGGTAACTCCCACGTCGCCATCCTGGCCCGTGCCATGGGCATCCCCACGGTGATGGGCCTGGTCGACCTGCCCTATTCCAAGGTCGACGGCATCGAGATGATCGTCGATGGCTACAAGGGCGAGGTGTTCACCAACCCCAGCGAAGTGCTGCGCAAGCAGTACAGCGATGTGGTCGAAGAGGAACGCCAGTTGGCCCGCGGCCTGGACGCCCTGCGCGAGTTGCCGTGTGTTACCCCGGATGGCCACCGCATGCCGCTGTGGGTCAACACCGGCCTGCTCGCCGACGTGGCCCGTGCCCAGCAGCGCGGCGCCGAAGGTGTCGGCCTGTACCGCACCGAAGTGCCGTTCATGATCAACCAGCGCTTCCCCAGCGAGAAGGAGCAGCTGGCCATCTACCGCGAGCAGCTGGCGGCTTTCCACCCGCTGCCGGTGACCATGCGTACCCTCGACATCGGCGGCGACAAATCGCTGTCGTACTTCCCGATCAAGGAAGAAAACCCGTTCCTCGGCTGGCGCGGCATCCGTGTCACGCTCGATCACCCGGAAATTTTCCTGGTGCAGACCCGCGCCATGCTCAAGGCCAGTGAAGGCCTGAACAACCTGCGTATCCTGCTGCCGATGATTTCCGGCATCCATGAGCTGGAAGAGGCACTGCACCTGATCCACCGCGCCTGGGGCGAGGTACGCGACGAAGGGACCGACGTACCGATGCCGCCGGTGGGCGTGATGGTGGAGATTCCCGCTGCGGTGTACCAGACCAAGGAGTTGGCGCGGCAGGTGGACTTCCTGTCGGTCGGTTCCAACGACCTGACCCAGTACCTGCTGGCCGTAGACCGTAACAACCCGCGTGTGGCTGATTTGTACGACTACCTGCACCCGGCGGTGCTGCAAGCGCTCAACACGGTGGTGCGCGACGCCCACGGCGAAGGCAAGCCGGTGAGCATCTGTGGCGAGATGGCTGGTGACCCGGCGGCGGCAATCCTGTTGATGGCGATGGGCTTCGACAGCTTGTCGATGAACGCCACCAACCTGCCGAAGGTGAAGTGGATGTTGCGCCAGGTGAACCTGAGCAAGGCCAAGGAGCTGTTGGTGGAAGCCCTGAGCCATGACAACCCGCAGGTTATCCACAGCTCGCTGCAGCTGGCCCTGAAGAACCTGGGCCTGGCGCGGATGATCGGGCCAGGGGCCAATAAAACGCTGTGA
- a CDS encoding sulfite exporter TauE/SafE family protein: MEFALYLLLGACAGVLAGLFGVGGGIIIVPVLVFSFTLQGFDASVLTHLAVGTSLATIVFTSINAVLEHHRKGAVQWPIFAWMTLGILIGAGIGAKTASLIQGPLLQKIIGVFALVIAAQMALDLKPKASRGIPGKPALVGAGGVIGWASAIFGIGGGSLTVPFLTWRSLPMQQAVATSSACGLPIAVASALSFMLLGWNEAHLPAHSLGYVYLPALVGIAVTSMFFARFGARLAHKLSPRLLKRLFAALLFCVGLSFLI, encoded by the coding sequence ATGGAATTCGCGCTCTATCTTTTGTTGGGGGCATGTGCCGGTGTGCTGGCCGGGCTGTTCGGCGTGGGTGGTGGCATCATCATCGTGCCGGTGCTGGTGTTCAGCTTCACCTTGCAGGGGTTCGATGCCTCGGTGCTGACTCACCTGGCGGTCGGTACATCGTTGGCAACCATCGTCTTCACCTCGATCAACGCCGTGCTCGAACACCACCGCAAAGGCGCGGTGCAGTGGCCGATCTTCGCCTGGATGACCCTGGGCATTCTCATCGGCGCCGGTATCGGTGCCAAGACCGCCTCGCTGATCCAGGGGCCGCTGCTGCAGAAGATCATTGGTGTGTTCGCCCTGGTCATCGCCGCCCAGATGGCCCTGGACCTCAAGCCCAAGGCCAGCCGTGGCATCCCCGGCAAACCCGCGCTGGTCGGTGCCGGTGGGGTGATCGGCTGGGCTTCGGCCATTTTCGGCATTGGCGGTGGTTCGCTGACCGTGCCATTCCTGACCTGGCGCAGCCTGCCCATGCAGCAGGCGGTGGCCACGTCCTCGGCTTGTGGCCTGCCGATTGCCGTGGCCAGTGCCCTGAGTTTCATGCTGCTGGGCTGGAATGAGGCGCACCTGCCGGCCCATAGCCTGGGTTATGTGTATCTGCCGGCGCTGGTCGGCATTGCCGTGACCAGTATGTTTTTCGCCCGCTTCGGCGCGCGCCTGGCGCACAAGTTGTCGCCACGTTTGTTGAAGCGCCTGTTCGCAGCCTTGCTGTTCTGCGTCGGGCTCAGCTTTCTGATTTGA
- a CDS encoding NRDE family protein, with protein MCLIVFAWRPGHALPLIVAANRDEFYARPTQALAAWEDAPGVYAGRDLEAGGTWLGVGPQGRFAALTNIRDPQQPLGPRSRGELVAAYLQGELGVEAYLDQVASRSGQYSGFNLLVGDSRQLGYLHARDVAPRLLGAGVYGLSNAGLDTPWPKLVKARSGLEGLLETADPQRLLALLADAEPAPEGDLPETGVGLATERLLSSVFIASQNYGTRASTVLLVDDQGKRQLIERSFGPFGGHLGEVEFLL; from the coding sequence ATGTGCCTGATCGTATTCGCCTGGCGACCGGGGCATGCCCTGCCACTGATCGTGGCGGCCAACCGCGACGAGTTCTATGCCCGCCCTACCCAGGCCCTGGCGGCCTGGGAAGACGCACCTGGGGTGTATGCCGGGCGCGACCTGGAGGCCGGCGGAACCTGGCTGGGCGTGGGGCCGCAGGGGCGTTTCGCGGCGCTGACCAATATCCGCGACCCACAGCAACCGCTGGGGCCGCGTTCACGCGGCGAGCTGGTAGCCGCCTACCTGCAAGGTGAGCTGGGGGTCGAGGCTTATCTTGATCAGGTGGCCAGCCGTAGCGGGCAGTATTCGGGGTTCAACCTGCTGGTGGGCGATAGCCGACAGCTTGGCTACCTGCATGCCCGGGATGTCGCACCGCGCTTGCTTGGAGCGGGGGTGTACGGGCTATCCAACGCAGGGCTGGATACGCCGTGGCCGAAGCTGGTGAAGGCACGTAGCGGGCTGGAGGGGTTGCTGGAGACGGCAGATCCACAGCGGTTGCTGGCCTTGCTTGCCGATGCCGAGCCTGCGCCGGAGGGCGACTTGCCGGAGACCGGGGTGGGATTGGCGACCGAGAGACTGCTGTCGAGTGTATTCATTGCCAGCCAGAACTATGGCACGCGGGCGAGTACCGTGCTCTTGGTCGATGATCAGGGGAAAAGGCAGCTGATCGAGCGCAGTTTCGGGCCTTTTGGCGGGCATCTGGGGGAAGTTGAGTTTTTGCTTTGA
- the cadR gene encoding cadmium resistance transcriptional regulator CadR, producing MKIGELAKATDCAVETIRYYEREQLLPEPARTEGNYRLYTQAHVERLTFIRNCRTLDMTLDEIRSLLRLRDSPDDSCGSVNALIDEHIEHVQARIDGLVALQEQLVELRRRCNAQGSECAILQQLETNGAVSVPETEHSHVGRSHGH from the coding sequence ATGAAGATCGGAGAACTGGCCAAGGCCACCGATTGCGCCGTGGAAACCATCCGCTACTACGAGCGCGAACAACTGTTGCCGGAGCCGGCGCGTACAGAGGGTAACTACCGGTTGTACACCCAGGCTCACGTCGAGCGACTGACCTTCATCCGCAACTGCCGTACCCTGGACATGACCCTGGATGAAATCCGCAGCCTGCTACGCTTGCGCGACAGCCCCGATGATTCATGCGGCAGCGTCAATGCGCTGATCGACGAACATATCGAGCATGTGCAGGCAAGGATCGATGGCCTGGTGGCGCTGCAGGAACAGCTGGTGGAGCTGCGGCGGCGCTGCAATGCGCAAGGGTCGGAATGCGCGATCTTGCAGCAACTGGAGACGAACGGGGCGGTATCGGTGCCGGAAACCGAGCATTCGCATGTGGGGCGAAGTCACGGGCATTAA
- a CDS encoding HAD family hydrolase: MRLALFDLDNTLLGGDSDHAWGDYLCQRGIVDPVTYKQRNDGFYQDYLNGTLDLQAYLAFSMEILAATSVAQLDEWHRDFMRDCIEPIILPKALALLEQHREAGDQLVIITATNRFVTAPIARRLGVSVLLATECEMHDGRYTGRSTDIPCFREGKVTRLERWMLENGFDLEDSYFYSDSMNDLPLLQRVTHAVAVDPDPNLRAEADKRGWPALSLRD, encoded by the coding sequence ATGCGCCTGGCTTTATTCGACCTGGACAATACCCTCCTCGGTGGCGACAGCGACCATGCCTGGGGCGATTACCTGTGCCAGCGCGGCATCGTCGACCCGGTTACCTACAAGCAACGTAATGATGGCTTTTACCAGGACTACCTGAACGGCACGCTGGACCTGCAGGCCTACCTGGCCTTTTCCATGGAAATCCTTGCCGCAACCTCCGTGGCCCAGCTCGACGAATGGCACCGCGACTTCATGCGCGACTGCATCGAGCCGATCATCCTGCCCAAGGCACTGGCCTTGCTGGAGCAGCACCGTGAAGCGGGCGACCAGTTGGTTATCATCACGGCCACCAACCGCTTCGTCACCGCGCCGATTGCCCGGCGCCTGGGGGTTAGCGTGTTGCTGGCGACTGAATGCGAGATGCATGATGGCCGTTATACCGGGCGTAGTACCGATATACCCTGTTTTCGTGAAGGCAAGGTGACGCGACTGGAACGCTGGATGCTGGAGAACGGCTTCGATCTTGAGGACAGCTACTTCTATAGCGACTCGATGAATGACCTGCCGTTGCTGCAGCGGGTGACGCATGCGGTGGCAGTGGACCCGGACCCGAACCTGCGGGCCGAGGCCGATAAGCGCGGGTGGCCGGCGCTCTCGTTGCGGGATTGA